One Cucumis sativus cultivar 9930 chromosome 1, Cucumber_9930_V3, whole genome shotgun sequence DNA segment encodes these proteins:
- the LOC101219019 gene encoding uncharacterized protein LOC101219019 isoform X1 — protein sequence MSVARSFDLWQKDAFFSAAEEVQESADILESTYRTWLREKRTKSMVENLDEFTRELRTALGTAKWQLEEFEKAVRLSHRKHGDATKLERHRQFIDAIENQIFCVEASLREYFIEEGKQPLKWVNLNEEERDDLAAFLTGTTPTIRGPKDEHSEPVSSYEESIHETCNRRREASSNQSSLDISDKVEEIQNAQFVMKLQDNEISRSRDEVVCHTERTTNGRRVWSSPNFDTLTIVIPDEDERRNPMPMVEPTPKEKGSRTNLWRQTGREFLPAKIAGHVCSQLYSRFLVRRQFQSSRNMQRGCSVQLTLALMLTIFLLVPFVLYST from the exons ATGTCGGTTGCACGGAGTTTTGATTTGTGGCAGAAAGATGCTTTCTTTTCCGCCGCTGAGGAGGTGCAAGAATCGGCTGACAT ATTGGAATCCACATACAGGACATGgttaagagagaaaagaacAAAGTCAATGGTAGAAAATTTGGATGAATTCACCAGGGAGTTGCGAACTGCACTGGGAACAGCCAAATGGCAG TTGGAAGAGTTTGAGAAGGCTGTAAGATTGAGCCATAGAAAACATGGGGATGCTACTAAGCTGGAAAGACATAGGCAATTTATTGATGCCATTGAAAACCAGATATTCTGCGTCGAGGCATCATTACGTGAATATTTTATCGAGGAAGGCAAGCAACCACTTAAATGGGTAAACCTTAATGAGGAGGAACGTGATGATTTAGCTGCATTTCTCACTGGGACAACACCTACTATACGAGGTCCAAAAGATGAACACTCGGAACCTGTATCTTCTTATGAAGAATCTATTCATGAGACTTGTAACAGAAGACGAGAAGCAAGCAGTAACCAGAGCAGCTTAGATATTAGTgataaagttgaagaaattcaaaatgCACAGTTTGTCATGAAACTTCAAGATAATGAAATTTCACGTTCAAGGGATGAAGTTGTATGCCATACAGAAAGGACAACCAATGGTAGAAGAGTGTGGAGTTCACCTAACTTCGATACTTTGACAATTGTTATTCCTGATGAAGATGAACGGAGAAACCCAATGCCAATGGTGGAGCCCACACCTAAAGAAAAAGGATCCAGAACAAACCTCTGGAGGCAAACTGGAAGGGAGTTTCTTCCAGCAAAAATTGCGGGTCATGTATGCAGTCAG CTCTATTCTAGGTTTCTGGTTCGCAGACAATTCCAGAGTTCAAGGAATATGCAGCGTGGTTGCTCAGTTCAACTTACACTTGCTCTGAtgctaacaattttcttattgg TGCCCTTTGTACTTTATTCAACTTGA
- the LOC101219019 gene encoding uncharacterized protein LOC101219019 isoform X2 encodes MVENLDEFTRELRTALGTAKWQLEEFEKAVRLSHRKHGDATKLERHRQFIDAIENQIFCVEASLREYFIEEGKQPLKWVNLNEEERDDLAAFLTGTTPTIRGPKDEHSEPVSSYEESIHETCNRRREASSNQSSLDISDKVEEIQNAQFVMKLQDNEISRSRDEVVCHTERTTNGRRVWSSPNFDTLTIVIPDEDERRNPMPMVEPTPKEKGSRTNLWRQTGREFLPAKIAGHVCSQLYSRFLVRRQFQSSRNMQRGCSVQLTLALMLTIFLLVPFVLYST; translated from the exons ATGGTAGAAAATTTGGATGAATTCACCAGGGAGTTGCGAACTGCACTGGGAACAGCCAAATGGCAG TTGGAAGAGTTTGAGAAGGCTGTAAGATTGAGCCATAGAAAACATGGGGATGCTACTAAGCTGGAAAGACATAGGCAATTTATTGATGCCATTGAAAACCAGATATTCTGCGTCGAGGCATCATTACGTGAATATTTTATCGAGGAAGGCAAGCAACCACTTAAATGGGTAAACCTTAATGAGGAGGAACGTGATGATTTAGCTGCATTTCTCACTGGGACAACACCTACTATACGAGGTCCAAAAGATGAACACTCGGAACCTGTATCTTCTTATGAAGAATCTATTCATGAGACTTGTAACAGAAGACGAGAAGCAAGCAGTAACCAGAGCAGCTTAGATATTAGTgataaagttgaagaaattcaaaatgCACAGTTTGTCATGAAACTTCAAGATAATGAAATTTCACGTTCAAGGGATGAAGTTGTATGCCATACAGAAAGGACAACCAATGGTAGAAGAGTGTGGAGTTCACCTAACTTCGATACTTTGACAATTGTTATTCCTGATGAAGATGAACGGAGAAACCCAATGCCAATGGTGGAGCCCACACCTAAAGAAAAAGGATCCAGAACAAACCTCTGGAGGCAAACTGGAAGGGAGTTTCTTCCAGCAAAAATTGCGGGTCATGTATGCAGTCAG CTCTATTCTAGGTTTCTGGTTCGCAGACAATTCCAGAGTTCAAGGAATATGCAGCGTGGTTGCTCAGTTCAACTTACACTTGCTCTGAtgctaacaattttcttattgg TGCCCTTTGTACTTTATTCAACTTGA
- the LOC101219260 gene encoding uncharacterized protein LOC101219260, with amino-acid sequence MSCLALALQPANGSDILLQTREWFPPPRALVALTSFRQTRLAFAATKHQSHHASTVLGDDSSLADSIASLGDDPLAASNGQVIVGAESRYGVVYRLVNGIYVLGITTADQDNSVNVFECIHIVNQAVSVVVTACRGVDVTPEKLSRKYAEIYMALDIVLRGVSNIRLAAMLASMHGDGLAKMVHSALDTENKIRGADNWNAMEVHSIDHQANVEAFSSARFELPAETLEAGDEIAATLAPVTQSVNEQQDQQQQKTEEPAAEQDPFAASDMINKPEELVGGFKKTKDPSATDLTMVLAGLEVPTLPPAEATQSTHIGVEGFEGNYGGIEFSTDQATMEETFEGFSDAWGGGLDPSEFVGPEKVKKTEGLGGLELLQTGPDGAKVAVADATGKGTPLENLVTKTEMKGPEMYIIEQISAEFRESLLARVGMMGVVYLKTLPPKTSDDKETEFSFRVEDTASVKRFVVQGSRVSSLGNGMFHVRTAPSNEPIPIIKYSLLPRLTPLPLRVRLIQRHRGTLLSVMIQFAANPDLPQPLTDVTFTLKLPVDPSLLQVSPKAILNRSEKELKWHVPEISLKGSPGLLRARMPVDRNEEDEGEELEVVGYVKFSVQSYRSLSGISLRPATEGKTDFYETDHKFESGVYTCN; translated from the coding sequence ATGTCCTGTTTAGCCCTTGCCCTGCAGCCTGCTAATGGATCTGATATCCTCCTTCAAACTCGTGAATGGTTCCCTCCTCCAAGAGCGTTAGTTGCCCTAACCTCCTTCCGCCAGACACGATTGGCCTTCGCTGCCACCAAGCATCAGAGCCACCACGCATCCACCGTCCTTGGTGATGATTCTTCTCTCGCCGACTCTATTGCTTCTCTCGGTGATGATCCTTTGGCTGCCTCTAATGGTCAGGTTATTGTCGGTGCGGAAAGCCGTTACGGAGTTGTATATCGCCTTGTCAATGGCATCTATGTCCTTGGGATTACCACTGCTGATCAAGATAATTCTGTTAATGTCTTTGAATGTATCCATATTGTAAACCAAGCCGTTAGCGTCGTTGTTACGGCCTGTCGTGGTGTTGATGTCACTCCCGAGAAGCTTAGCCGGAAATACGCTGAGATTTATATGGCGTTGGATATTGTTCTTAGGGGTGTCAGCAATATTCGGCTTGCGGCAATGCTTGCTTCGATGCACGGGGATGGTCTTGCGAAAATGGTTCATTCCGCTCTTGATACGGAGAATAAGATTCGTGGTGCTGATAATTGGAATGCTATGGAGGTTCACTCGATTGACCATCAAGCCAATGTGGAGGCATTTTCGAGTGCACGATTTGAGTTACCCGCGGAGACTCTTGAAGCTGGTGATGAAATCGCAGCAACTCTTGCTCCTGTTACTCAGAGTGTGAATGAGCAACAGGATCAGCAGCAGCAGAAGACTGAGGAGCCCGCTGCTGAACAGGATCCATTTGCGGCTAGTGACATGATTAACAAGCCTGAAGAGCTGGTGGGCGGGTTCAAGAAGACCAAGGATCCTTCGGCTACGGATTTGACTATGGTGTTGGCGGGTCTTGAGGTTCCAACATTGCCACCTGCAGAAGCCACCCAATCAACACATATTGGCGTGGAGGGATTCGAAGGAAACTATGGTGGTATAGAATTCAGTACTGATCAGGCTACAATGGAAGAAACGTTTGAGGGCTTCAGCGATGCTTGGGGTGGAGGATTAGATCCATCTGAGTTCGTGGGTCCTGAGAAGGTTAAAAAAACAGAAGGCCTCGGTGGCTTGGAACTCTTGCAGACCGGACCTGATGGAGCGAAAGTAGCTGTTGCTGATGCTACTGGTAAAGGAACGCCACTTGAGAATTTGGTGACTAAGACTGAAATGAAGGGACCCGAAATGTATATCATAGAACAAATTAGTGCGGAGTTCAGAGAATCGCTGTTGGCAAGAGTAGGAATGATGGGAgttgtatatttgaaaactttgcCACCCAAAACTTCGGATGATAAAGAAACAGAGTTTTCATTTCGTGTTGAGGATACTGCTTCAGTTAAGAGATTTGTTGTGCAGGGTTCTCGTGTTAGCAGTCTTGGAAACGGAATGTTTCACGTGCGTACAGCACCTTCAAATGAACCTATACCAATTATTAAGTATAGTTTGCTACCTAGATTAACCCCATTGCCTTTGAGGGTTCGTCTCATACAGCGCCATAGGGGGACTTTACTCTCTGTGATGATTCAATTCGCTGCGAACCCTGATTTGCCGCAACCTTTGACTGACGTGACTTTTACTCTAAAACTACCAGTTGATCCTTCATTGTTGCAGGTGTCTCCAAAAGCTATATTGAATAGGTCcgaaaaagaattaaaatggCATGTCCCTGAGATTTCTTTGAAGGGTTCTCCAGGTCTATTGAGAGCAAGGATGCCTGTGGATAGGAACGAGGAAGATGAAGGAGAAGAGCTTGAAGTAGTTGGTTATGTGAAATTTTCGGTTCAGAGTTATAGATCACTATCCGGGATTTCTTTACGGCCAGCTACTGAGGGTAAAACGGACTTCTACGAGACAGATCACAAGTTTGAGTCTGGAGTTTATACGTGCAACTGA